A genome region from Cucumis sativus cultivar 9930 chromosome 4, Cucumber_9930_V3, whole genome shotgun sequence includes the following:
- the LOC101216588 gene encoding phosphoglycerate mutase-like protein 1 isoform X1, translated as MTISGTVAFNIDFRIISSTGQTHSPFLSKPLNFLLFPTSISTPIYPLLAARSSSSFIPYFDMDNGAGLSLYPLHRCKTIHLVRHAQGIHNVDGDKSYKAYMRPEFFDAHITQLGWQQIENLRKHVHASGLSRKIDLVVTSPLLRTLQTAVGVFGGEGYTPGMDVLPLMIANAGNSARAAISSLNCPPIAAVELCREHLGVHPCDKRRNISDYQFLFPAVDFSLIESDEDVLWKADVRETKEELAARGLQFLNWLWTRKEKEIAVVTHSGFLFHTLTAFGNDCHPLVKKEICKHFANCELRSIVIVDRSMVGSDSSTTNYPGKVPSGLDIPSDAVDDNSVKNDKQPIDPEPKEHENM; from the exons ATGACAATCAGTGGCACCGTCGcctttaatattgattttcgGATTATATCTTCCACTGGTCAAACACActctccatttctttcaaAACCCCTCAATTTTCTCCTCTTCCCCACCTCCATTTCCACCCCAATTTACCCGCTGCTTGCTGCTCGCTCCTCCTCCTCTTTCATCCCTTATTTCG ATATGGATAATGGTGCGGGTCTCAGTTTGTATCCACTACATCGTTGCAAAACAATTCACCTG GTCAGGCATGCACAGGGGATCCACAATGTTGACGGAGATAAGAGTTATAAAGCATATATGCGTCCTGAGTTTTTTGATGCTCACATTACTCAGCTTGGATGGCAGCAG ATTGAAAATTTGCGTAAGCATGTTCATGCATCCGGTCTTTCCAGGAAGATTGATTTGGTTGTAACATCCCCTTTGCTCAG GACTCTACAGACCGCTGTTGGAGTATTTGGTGGCGAAGGTTATACACCTGGAATGGACGTGCTTCCCCTGATGATTGCAAATGCAGGCAATAGTGCACGAGCTGCGATTTCAAGTCTAAACTGCCCACCTATTGCTGCTGTTGAGCTTTGTCGTGAACATTTG GGAGTTCATCCTTGTGACAAGAGGAGAAACATCAGTGACTATCAATTCCTCTTTCCTGCAGTTGATTTTTCACTG ATAGAAAGTGATGAAGATGTATTGTGGAAGGCTGACGTTAGAGAGACAAAGGAAGAACTGGCAGCCAGAGGATTGCAGTTCCTGAATTG GTTATGGACaaggaaagagaaggagatAGCCGTTGTAACTCATAGtggatttttgtttcataCCCTAACTGCTTTTGGAAATGACTGCCACCCGTTggtaaaaaaggaaatatgCAAACA TTTTGCAAATTGTGAGCTTCGATCTATTGTCATAGTTGATAGAAG TATGGTCGGGTCAGATTCCTCAACAACTAATTATCCTGGAAAGGTACCTTCGGGGCTGGATATCCCTAGTGATGCCGTGGATGATAATAGTGTGAAGAATGACAAACAACCAATTGATCCCGAACCAAAGGAACACGAAAATATGTAA
- the LOC101216588 gene encoding phosphoglycerate mutase-like protein 1 isoform X2 — MRPEFFDAHITQLGWQQIENLRKHVHASGLSRKIDLVVTSPLLRTLQTAVGVFGGEGYTPGMDVLPLMIANAGNSARAAISSLNCPPIAAVELCREHLGVHPCDKRRNISDYQFLFPAVDFSLIESDEDVLWKADVRETKEELAARGLQFLNWLWTRKEKEIAVVTHSGFLFHTLTAFGNDCHPLVKKEICKHFANCELRSIVIVDRSMVGSDSSTTNYPGKVPSGLDIPSDAVDDNSVKNDKQPIDPEPKEHENM, encoded by the exons ATGCGTCCTGAGTTTTTTGATGCTCACATTACTCAGCTTGGATGGCAGCAG ATTGAAAATTTGCGTAAGCATGTTCATGCATCCGGTCTTTCCAGGAAGATTGATTTGGTTGTAACATCCCCTTTGCTCAG GACTCTACAGACCGCTGTTGGAGTATTTGGTGGCGAAGGTTATACACCTGGAATGGACGTGCTTCCCCTGATGATTGCAAATGCAGGCAATAGTGCACGAGCTGCGATTTCAAGTCTAAACTGCCCACCTATTGCTGCTGTTGAGCTTTGTCGTGAACATTTG GGAGTTCATCCTTGTGACAAGAGGAGAAACATCAGTGACTATCAATTCCTCTTTCCTGCAGTTGATTTTTCACTG ATAGAAAGTGATGAAGATGTATTGTGGAAGGCTGACGTTAGAGAGACAAAGGAAGAACTGGCAGCCAGAGGATTGCAGTTCCTGAATTG GTTATGGACaaggaaagagaaggagatAGCCGTTGTAACTCATAGtggatttttgtttcataCCCTAACTGCTTTTGGAAATGACTGCCACCCGTTggtaaaaaaggaaatatgCAAACA TTTTGCAAATTGTGAGCTTCGATCTATTGTCATAGTTGATAGAAG TATGGTCGGGTCAGATTCCTCAACAACTAATTATCCTGGAAAGGTACCTTCGGGGCTGGATATCCCTAGTGATGCCGTGGATGATAATAGTGTGAAGAATGACAAACAACCAATTGATCCCGAACCAAAGGAACACGAAAATATGTAA
- the LOC101216341 gene encoding transcription factor GTE7 — protein MASAVLANRNEANWPQPRGNGRGTEEGFMGKVPFSNPNPKFNKKQFHGEMNGFQMDDSPAVTQSASDDASSINHHRRLSNGVDFSQYVSFNVSSCSRKELIELKTRLISELEQIRQLKSRINSGELHSRPKHQKKFSKTLGTKRPLPTSSNGMELKRSNSDNGNLLKACSQILTKLMKHKHGWIFNKPVDVVGMGLHDYYDIVKRPMDLGSVKVKLGKDAYESPYDFASDVRLTFKNAMTYNPKGHDVHAMAEQLLVRFEELFRPVAEALEEEDRRFCGYQEELPASSWNHSEAERTVKKDNIQKQVVKKTEPMKAPSSSSNPPMMQSPVKTPSPLRAPPVKPLKQPKPRAKDPNKREMTLEEKHKLGIGLQSLPPEKMEQVVQIIKKRNGHLKQDGDEIELDIEAVDTETLWELDRLVTNWKKMMSKIKRQALITAASMKPNGVMPTPEKIEVGSETKKQRKGEAGEEDVDIGDEMPASNFPPVEIEKDAGGGHASSSSSGSSSSSSDDSSSSSDSDSEGSSSGSDSDDNAQ, from the exons ATGGCTTCCGCCGTCTTAGCTAACCGAAACGAAGCCAATTGGCCGCAGCCGAGAGGTAACGGTCGCGGTACGGAAGAAGGATTCATGGGTAAAGTACCTTTTTCAAACCCTAACCCTAAATTTAACAAGAAACAGTTCCACGGCGAAATGAATGGTTTTCAGATGGATGATTCTCCGGCTGTGACCCAATCAGCGTCAGATGATGCCTCGTCGATCAATCATCATCGTAGATTGTCCAACGGCGTCGATTTTAGTCAATACGTGAGCTTTAACGTTTCATCGTGTTCGAGAAAGGAGCTGATCGAGCTGAAAACAAGGTTAATCTCCGAGCTAGAACAAATACGGCAATTGAAAAGTCGAATCAATTCGGGTGAACTGCATTCCAGACCAAAACATCagaaaaaattctcaaaaacTTTGGGAACCAAGCGGCCTTTGCCAACCTCAAGCAATGGTATGGAGTTGAAACGGTCTAATTCAGACAACGGAAATCTGCTGAAGGCTTGTTCGCAGATTTTGACGAAGCTCATGAAGCATAAACATGGCTGGATCTTCAACAAGCCGGTCGATGTGGTTGGGATGGGCCTTCACGATTACTACGACATCGTCAAGCGTCCTATGGATTTGGGATCTGTGAAAGTCAAGTTAGGTAAAGATGCGTATGAATCACCGTACGATTTTGCTTCCGACGTGAGGTTGACCTTCAAGAACGCGATGACCTACAATCCCAAGGGCCACGACGTGCACGCCATGGCCGAACAATTACTTGTAAGATTTGAAGAATTGTTTCGGCCTGTGGCTGAAGcacttgaagaagaagatcggCGGTTCTGTGGTTACCAAGAAGAGTTGCCAGCGAGTTCATGGAATCATTCAGAGGCTGAAAGGACGGTGAAGAAGGACAATATACAGAAGCAAGTTGTGAAGAAAACCGAGCCAATGAAGGCTCCATCAAGTTCTTCTAACCCGCCTATGATGCAGTCGCCTGTTAAAACTCCATCGCCTCTACGAGCGCCCCCTGTAAAGCCTCTAAAGCAGCCAAAACCAAGAGCTAAAGATCCTAACAAGAGGGAAATGACTCTAGAAGAGAAGCACAAGTTGGGAATTGGGTTGCAAAGTTTGCCACCAGAGAAAATGGAACAAGTTGTACAGATCATAAAGAAGAGAAACGGTCACTTGAAGCAGGATGGGGATGAGATTGAGCTCGACATTGAAGCTGTAGATACGGAAACTCTATGGGAGCTTGATCGATTAGTTAcaaattggaagaagatgatgagcAAGATTAAACGACAGGCTCTTATCACGGCAGCATCTATGAAACCCAATGGG GTTATGCCAACCCCTGAGAAAATAGAAGTGGGTTCCGAAACAAAGAAGCAACGGAAAGGGGAAGCTGGTGAGGAAGATGTGGACATTGGCGATGAGATGCCTGCAAGCAATTTTCCACCAGTGGAGATCGAGAAAGATGCCGGAGGAGGCCATGCTAGCAGTAGTTCCAGCGGCTCAAGTAGTTCCAGCAGTGATGATTCTTCCTCTTCCAGTG ATTCAGATTCCGAAGGCAGTTCTTCTGGGAGCGATTCCGATGACAATGCACAATGA
- the LOC101216102 gene encoding heat shock 70 kDa protein, mitochondrial has protein sequence MATGVLLRSLRRRDLASSSLSAYRSLSSNAKPSWGNSHLSQSWASLSRPFSSKPAGNDVIGVDLGTTNSCVAVMEGKNPKVIENSEGARTTPSVVAFNQKGELLVGTPAKRQAVTNPTNTVFGTKRLIGRRFDDPQTQKEMKMVPYKIVKAPNGDAWVEANGQQYSPSQIGAFVLTKMKETAEAYLGKSVSKAVITVPAYFNDAQRQATKDAGRIAGLEVLRIINEPTAAALSYGMNNKEGLIAVFDLGGGTFDVSILEISNGVFEVKATNGDTFLGGEDFDNALLDFLVSEFKRTEGIDLTKDRLALQRLREAAEKAKIELSSTSQTEINLPFITADSSGAKHLNITLTRSKFESLVNHLIERTKAPCRNCLKDASISIKEVDEVLLVGGMTRVPKVQEVVTEIFGKSPSKGVNPDEAVAMGAAIQGGILRGDVKELLLLDVTPLSLGIETLGGIFTRLISRNTTIPTKKSQVFSTAADNQTQVGIKVLQGEREMATDNKLLGEFELVGIPPAPRGLPQIEVTFDIDANGIVTVSAKDKSTGKEQQITIRSSGGLSEDEIDKMVKEAELHAQKDQERKALIDIRNSADTTIYSIEKSLSEYREKIPSEVAKEIEDAVADLRKAMSEDNLEEIKSKLDAANKAVSKIGQHMAGGSGDGASGGGSQGGEQASEAEYEEVKK, from the exons ATGGCCACCGGCGTCCTCCTCCGTTCTCTTCGACGTCGCGATTTAGCCTCCTCCTCCCTTTCAGCTTACCGATCC TTGAGTAGTAATGCCAAGCCGTCGTGGGGAAACTCTCACCTCAGTCAATCATGGGCGAGTTTGTCCAGGCCGTTCAG TTCAAAACCTGCTGGGAATGATGTAATTGGTGTTGACTTGGGTACCACCAATTCTTGCGTTGCTGTCATGGAAGGGAAG AATCCAAAAGTTATTGAAAACTCAGAAGGTGCTAGGACCACACCATCAGTGGTTGCTTTCAATCAGAAAGGTGAGCTGCTTGTAGGAACGCCAGCAAAGAGACAGGCAGTGACAAATCCAACAAATACTGTGTTTGGAACCAAGCGGCTGATCGGTAGACGCTTTGATGACCCCCAGACACAGAAGGAAATGAAGATGGTGCCATACAAGATAGTCAAAGCTCCTAATGGAGATGCTTGGGTTGAAGCCAATGGACAACAGTACTCGCCAAGCCAGATTGGTGCTTTTGTATTAACAAAGATGAAGGAAACGGCTGAGGCATACCTTGGAAAGAGTGTATCCAAGGCCGTGATTACTGTTCCAGCTTACTTCAACGATGCACAGAGACAAGCAACAAAGGATGCTGGCAGGATTGCTGGTTTGGAAGTTCTTAGAATTATCAACGAGCCCACTGCTGCTGCACTTTCTTATGGAATGAACAATAAGGAGGGCCTTATTGCTGTCTTCGATCTTGGTGGTGGCACATTCGATGTTTCCATCTTGGAGATTTCCAATGGTGTTTTTGAG GTGAAAGCAACTAATGGTGACACATTCTTGGGTGGAGAAGATTTTGATAATGCCCTTTTGGATTTCCTAGTGAGTGAGTTCAAGCGAACTGAGGGAATTGACCTTACAAAGGACAGGCTTGCCTTGCAGAGGCTTAGAGAAGCTGCAGAAAAGGCAAAGATTGAACTATCATCTACATCACAGACTGAAATTAACCTGCCATTTATCACTGCTGATTCAAGTGGCGCAAAGCATCTTAACATCACTTTGACCAGGTCGAAGTTTGAAAGTCTTGTCAACCACTTAATTGAAAGGACCAAGGCCCCATGTAGAAATTGTTTGAAGGATGCCAGTATTTCTATCAAAGAAGTGGATGAAGTGCTTTTAGTTGGTGGAATGACTCGTGTACCTAAGGTGCAAGAAGTTGTTACagaaatttttggaaagaGCCCCAGCAAAGGAGTGAATCCTGACGAAGCAGTTGCTATGGGAGCTGCAATTCAGGGTGGCATTCTTCGTGGTGATGTCAAAGAATTGCTTCTTCTGGATGTTACCCCACTTTCTCTTGGTATCGAGACACTTGGTGGTATCTTTACCAGGTTGATCAGTCGGAACACTACCATCCCAACTAAGAAGAGTCAG GTGTTCTCAACCGCAGCCGACAATCAGACTCAGGTGGGTATCAAGGTATTGCAAGGTGAGAGGGAAATGGCTACTGACAACAAGCTTCTAGGGGAATTTGAGTTAGTTGGAATTCCTCCTGCCCCAAGAGGATTGCCTCAAATTGAGGTGACATTTGACATCGACGCCAATGGCATTGTTACCGTCTCTGCAAAGGACAAGTCGACTGGTAAAGAACAACAAATCACCATCCGATCTTCTGGAGGGCTGTCAGAGGATGAAATTGACAAAATGGTCAAGGAGGCAGAGCTGCACGCCCAGAAGGATCAAGAGAGGAAAGCTCTCATTGACATCAGAAACAGTGCAGATACTACCATCTACAGCATTGAGAAAAGCTTGAGCGAGTACAGGGAGAAAATACCTAGTGAGGTTGCCAAAGAAATCGAGGATGCAGTGGCAGACTTGAGGAAGGCAATGTCAGAAGACAACCTCGAAGAGATCAAGTCAAAACTGGATGCTGCAAACAAAGCTGTATCCAAGATTGGTCAGCACATGGCTGGTGGTTCAGGTGATGGTGCCTCTGGAGGAGGATCCCAGGGTGGTGAACAAGCATCTGAAGCTGAGTACGAAGAGGTGAAGAAATAA
- the LOC101215859 gene encoding uncharacterized protein LOC101215859 isoform X2 yields MELAGAEPVANGELDELAREPSARLLLREAGLSRTRFPGMVRKRAYIFDGNGDYYNKEWDLTEGRGKEFCWYHVELPKGNQKLAQSAQYLIDVLCPPLKLQDILSLVSNGPFCGHVDGALVFRVNSPGPASSDFTFRIAARITENSVITVSLGRVPRLGFSPVGQSLLSEVPSVETPSNFRGEQRETGGIVIREHVLEFLLTMNHSEEADNPVPSSLSNLVVHIIDTHMDHLQDVVTKLEIELDSVELEMDKGGFALKKQMLDDRRFPKMNLNLQRLLQVIAHGEQVFPRVREKCSSKQWFASEDISALEELIGRLRRLKENVGFIANRVTAIQAGLDSWQAEQINRKLYYLSFLSIIFLPLSVITGVFGMNVGGVPWTEQRNPELKEGFRNVMLLCVVMLLLVLLCFSFPALYTYLATWNRRRKMRKSWSLNRKSFLKRTVRNGVEDRGGGYLRI; encoded by the exons ATGGAGCTTGCTGGTGCGGAGCCTGTTGCTAATGGCGAATTGGATGAATTGGCGAGGGAACCTTCAGCGCGCCTGCTTTTGCGAGAGGCTGGTCTATCCCGTACACGTTTTCCGGGAATGGTGAGGAAGAGAGCTTACATATTTGATGGGAATGGCGACTACTATAACAAGGAATGGGATCTTACTGAGGGTAGGGGAAAGGAGTTTTGTTGGTATCATGTAGAACTTCCAAAAGGAAATCAAAAACTGGCACAATCTGCTCAATATCTCATTGATGTTCTTTGCCCACCTTTGAAACTTCAAGATATTCTCTCCCTTGTAAGCAATGGACCCTTTTGCGGACATGTTGATGGGGCTCTTGTCTTTAGAGTCAATTCTCCTGGTCCTGCATCTAGTGATTTTACATTCAGAATTGCTGCTAGAATTACTGAGAATTCTGTCATCACCGTGTCTTTGGGACGTGTTCCGAGATTAGGATTCTCACCGGTTGGTCAGTCTCTTCTCTCGGAGGTTCCTAGTGTGGAGACACCCTCTAACTTTAGAGGTGAGCAGAGAGAAACTGGAGGCATTGTGATTAGGGAGCATGTTCTTGAATTCTTGTTGACAATGAATCACTCGGAGGAGGCTGATAATCCTGTGCCATCATCCCTCTCAAATCTTGTTGTTCATATTATTGATACACATATGGATCATCTTCAAGACGTTGTGACTAAGCTTGAGATTGAGTTGGATTCTGTGGAGCTTGAAATGGATAAAG GTGGATTCGccttaaaaaaacaaatgctTGATGATCGACGATTCCCCAAAATGAACCTTAATTTGCAGCGGCTCCTGCAG GTGATTGCACATGGGGAACAAGTCTTTCCACGAGTGAGAGAAAAGTGTTCTTCTAAACAATGGTTTGCCAGTGAAGACATCAGTGCACTTGAGGAACTAATTGGACGATTAAGACGGTTGAAAGAGAATGTGGGATTTATAGCAAATCGAGTCACTGCTATTCAAGCTGGTCTTGATAGCTGGCAAGCCGAGCAAATTAACAGGAAACTCTATTATCTATCATTTCTTTCAATCATATTCTTACCGTTATCCGTCATTACTGGAG TATTTGGCATGAATGTTGGTGGAGTACCATGGACCGAGCAGAGAAATCCAGAATTGAAAGAGGGATTTCGCAACGTTATGCTTCTCTGCGTCGTAATGCTACTACTGGTGTTGCTCTGCTTCAGTTTCCCTGCTCTTTATACCTACTTAGCGACGTGGAATCGACGTAGAAAGATGAGAAAGAGCTGGTCTCTCAACAGAAAGTCTTTTCTGAAAAGAACTGTGAGAAATGGAGTTGAAGACAGGGGAGGAGGCTATCTTCGGATTTGA
- the LOC101215859 gene encoding uncharacterized protein LOC101215859 isoform X1: MAFDRAVKNKYMELAGAEPVANGELDELAREPSARLLLREAGLSRTRFPGMVRKRAYIFDGNGDYYNKEWDLTEGRGKEFCWYHVELPKGNQKLAQSAQYLIDVLCPPLKLQDILSLVSNGPFCGHVDGALVFRVNSPGPASSDFTFRIAARITENSVITVSLGRVPRLGFSPVGQSLLSEVPSVETPSNFRGEQRETGGIVIREHVLEFLLTMNHSEEADNPVPSSLSNLVVHIIDTHMDHLQDVVTKLEIELDSVELEMDKGGFALKKQMLDDRRFPKMNLNLQRLLQVIAHGEQVFPRVREKCSSKQWFASEDISALEELIGRLRRLKENVGFIANRVTAIQAGLDSWQAEQINRKLYYLSFLSIIFLPLSVITGVFGMNVGGVPWTEQRNPELKEGFRNVMLLCVVMLLLVLLCFSFPALYTYLATWNRRRKMRKSWSLNRKSFLKRTVRNGVEDRGGGYLRI, from the exons ATGGCCTTTGACAGGGCCGTGAAg AACAAATACATGGAGCTTGCTGGTGCGGAGCCTGTTGCTAATGGCGAATTGGATGAATTGGCGAGGGAACCTTCAGCGCGCCTGCTTTTGCGAGAGGCTGGTCTATCCCGTACACGTTTTCCGGGAATGGTGAGGAAGAGAGCTTACATATTTGATGGGAATGGCGACTACTATAACAAGGAATGGGATCTTACTGAGGGTAGGGGAAAGGAGTTTTGTTGGTATCATGTAGAACTTCCAAAAGGAAATCAAAAACTGGCACAATCTGCTCAATATCTCATTGATGTTCTTTGCCCACCTTTGAAACTTCAAGATATTCTCTCCCTTGTAAGCAATGGACCCTTTTGCGGACATGTTGATGGGGCTCTTGTCTTTAGAGTCAATTCTCCTGGTCCTGCATCTAGTGATTTTACATTCAGAATTGCTGCTAGAATTACTGAGAATTCTGTCATCACCGTGTCTTTGGGACGTGTTCCGAGATTAGGATTCTCACCGGTTGGTCAGTCTCTTCTCTCGGAGGTTCCTAGTGTGGAGACACCCTCTAACTTTAGAGGTGAGCAGAGAGAAACTGGAGGCATTGTGATTAGGGAGCATGTTCTTGAATTCTTGTTGACAATGAATCACTCGGAGGAGGCTGATAATCCTGTGCCATCATCCCTCTCAAATCTTGTTGTTCATATTATTGATACACATATGGATCATCTTCAAGACGTTGTGACTAAGCTTGAGATTGAGTTGGATTCTGTGGAGCTTGAAATGGATAAAG GTGGATTCGccttaaaaaaacaaatgctTGATGATCGACGATTCCCCAAAATGAACCTTAATTTGCAGCGGCTCCTGCAG GTGATTGCACATGGGGAACAAGTCTTTCCACGAGTGAGAGAAAAGTGTTCTTCTAAACAATGGTTTGCCAGTGAAGACATCAGTGCACTTGAGGAACTAATTGGACGATTAAGACGGTTGAAAGAGAATGTGGGATTTATAGCAAATCGAGTCACTGCTATTCAAGCTGGTCTTGATAGCTGGCAAGCCGAGCAAATTAACAGGAAACTCTATTATCTATCATTTCTTTCAATCATATTCTTACCGTTATCCGTCATTACTGGAG TATTTGGCATGAATGTTGGTGGAGTACCATGGACCGAGCAGAGAAATCCAGAATTGAAAGAGGGATTTCGCAACGTTATGCTTCTCTGCGTCGTAATGCTACTACTGGTGTTGCTCTGCTTCAGTTTCCCTGCTCTTTATACCTACTTAGCGACGTGGAATCGACGTAGAAAGATGAGAAAGAGCTGGTCTCTCAACAGAAAGTCTTTTCTGAAAAGAACTGTGAGAAATGGAGTTGAAGACAGGGGAGGAGGCTATCTTCGGATTTGA